A genomic window from Macaca mulatta isolate MMU2019108-1 chromosome 19, T2T-MMU8v2.0, whole genome shotgun sequence includes:
- the OR7E24 gene encoding olfactory receptor 7E24 (The RefSeq protein has 2 substitutions compared to this genomic sequence) — MSYFAILFVSFLKRCPSYTDSQNLTGVSEFLLLGLSEDPELQLVLAGLFLSMYLVTVLGNLLIILAVSSDSHLHTPMYFFLSNLSLADIGFTSTTIPKMIVDMQTHSRVITYAGCLTQMSFFVLFACMDDMLLSVMAYDRFVAICHPLQYRVIMNPRLCGFLVLLSFFISLLDSQLHSLIVLQLTCFRDVAISNFFCDPSQLLHLSCSDTFINEMVIYFMGAIFGCLPISGILFSYYKIVSSILRVPSSGGKYKAFSTCGSHLAVVCLFYGTGLVGYLSSVVSPSPRKSMVASVMYTVVTPMLNPFIYSLRNRDIQSALCRLHGRIVKSHLLHPFCYMG; from the coding sequence ATGTCCTATTTTCcaattctctttgtttctttcctcaaAAGGTGTCCAAGCTACACAGACTCACAGAATCTCACAGGTGTCTCAGAATTCCTCCTCCTGGGACTCTCAGAGGATCCAGAATTGCAGCTGGTCCTTGCTGGGCTGTTCCTGTCCATGTACCTGGTCACGGTGCTGGGGAACCTGCTCATCATCCTGGCTGTCAGCTCTGACTCCCACCTCCACACCCCCATGTACTTCTTCCTCTCCAACCTGTCCTTGGCTGACATCGGTTTCACCTCCACCACCATCCCCAAGATGATTGTGGACATGCAAACTCACAGCAGAGTCATCGCCTATGCAGGCTGCCTGACTCAGAtgtctttctttgtcctttttgcctGTATGGATGACATGCTCCTGAGTGTGATGGCCTATGACCGGTTTGTGGCCATCTGTCACCCCCTGCAATACCGAGTCATCATGAACCCACGCCTCTGTGGCTTCTTAGTcttgttgtctttttttattagtcttttggACTCCCAGCTGCACAGTTTGATTGTATTACAGCTCACCTGCTTCAGGGATGTGGCCATTTCTAATTTCTTCTGTGACCCTTCTCAACTCCTCCACCTTAGCTGTTCTGACACCTTCATCAATGAAATGGTCATATATTTCATGGGTGCCATATTTGGCTGTCTCCCTATCTCAGGGATCCTTTTCTCTTACTATAAAATTGTTTCCTCCATTCTGAGAGTTCCATCATCGGGAGGGAAGTATAAAGCCTTCTCCACCTGTGGCTCCCACCTGGCggttgtttgcttattttatggAACAGGCCTTGTAGGGTACCTCAGTTCAGTTGTGTCACCATCCCCCAGGAAGAGTATGGTGGCTTCAGTGATGTACACGGTGGTCACCCCCATGCTGAACCCCTTCATCTACAGCCTGAGGAACAGGGACATTCAAAGTGCTCTGTGCAGGCTGCACGGCAGAATAGTCAAATCTCATCTTCTCCATCCTTTTTGTTATATGGGCTA
- the LOC720341 gene encoding olfactory receptor 7D4-like, with protein sequence MDLGNQTRVSEFLLLGFSQDLEDQQTIFALFLSMYLVTVLGNLLIILAVSSDSHLHTPMYFFLSNLSLADIGFTSTTVPKMLVNIQAQSNAISYAGCISQMYFFMVFGGMDTFLLTMMAYDRYVAICHPLYYPVIMNSRLCGLLVLVSWFLSLSYSLIQSLLMLQLSFCTSWVIQHFYCELAQALTLACSDTHINYILFYMVTGLLGFVPFSGILFSYTQIVSSILRISSTDGKHKAFSTCGSHLSVVSLFYGTGLGVYLSSNASSSSWRGMVASVMYTVVTPMLNPFIYCLQNRDIKRALERLLGRRLYAR encoded by the coding sequence ATGGACTTGGGAAATCAAACAAGGGTTTCAGAATTTTTACTCCTGGGATTTTCCCAGGACCTAGAGGATCAACAGACAATCTTCGCACTGTTTCTGTCCATGTACCTGGTCACGGTGCTAGGGAACCTGCTCATCATCTTGGCCGTCAGCTCTGACTCCCACCTCCACACCCCCATGTACTTCTTCCTCTCCAACCTGTCCTTGGCTGACATCGGTTTCACCTCCACCACAGTCCCCAAGATGCTGGTGAACATCCAGGCGCAGAGCAATGCCATCAGCTATGCAGGCTGCATCTCCCAGATGtattttttcatggtttttgGAGGCATGGACACATTTCTCCTCACCATGATGGCCTATGACCGGTATGTGGCCATCTGTCACCCCCTGTACTACCCTGTCATTATGAACTCCCGCCTCTGTGGCCTGCTGGTTCTTGTGTCCTGGTTCCTCAGCTTGTCATACTCCCTGATCCAGAGTCTGTTGATGCTGCAGTTGTCCTTTTGCACCAGTTGGGTCATTCAGCACTTTTACTGCGAGCTTGCTCAGGCCCTCACGCTTGCCTGCTCAGACACACACATCAATTACATCCTGTTCTACATGGTGACCGGCCTTCTGGGTTTTGTGCCCTTCTCAGGAATCCTTTTCTCCTACACCCAAATTGTCTCCTCCATCCTGAGAATCTCATCCACAGATGGGAAACACAAAGCCTTTTCTACCTGCGGATCTCATCTGTCTGTGGTTTCTTTATTCTATGGGACAGGCCTTGGTGTGTATCTTAGTTCCAATGCATCGTCCTCTTcctggcggggcatggtggcctCGGTCATGTACACTGTGGTCACCCCCATGCTGAACCCCTTCATCTATTGCTTGCAAAACAGGGACATCAAGAGGGCCCTAGAGAGACTGCTTGGGAGAAGGCTCTATGCTCGATGA